GCCCACGGGCACGCCCATCGCGATGCGGGTCACCCGCGTGCCGAGCGGCTTGAGCAGCCTGGCGAGGTAGATGGCCGTGGCCTCGCCCTCGACGGTGGGGTTGGTGGCGAGCACGATTTCCTCGACACCGCCCTCAGCCACGCGGGCGAGCAGGCCCTTGATCCGGAGGTCGTCGGGTCCGACCCCCTGCAGGGGCGAGAGCGCGCCCATCAGCACGTGGTAGAGGCCGTTGAAGTGCCGGGTCTTCTCGATCGCCTCCACGTTCTGCGGTTCCTCGACCACGCAGATCACCCGGCGGTCGCGATCGGGCGCGGTGCAGAAGGCGCACGGGTCGGTGTCGGTGATGTGGCTGCAGACGGAGCAGTGCGCGACGCGGGCCTTGACGTCGCGCAGCGCGTCGGCGAGGCGTTCGACCTCGTCGCCCGGCGACTTGAGGACGTGGAACGCCAGCCGCTGGGCGCTCTTCTGGCCGATGCCCGGCAGGCGCCGCAGCTCGTCGACGAGGCGCGCGAGCGGTTCGGGCAGCGACACTACGACAGCCCGGGGATCTTCAGGCCGCCCATGAGCCCGCCCATCTGCTGGGCGAGGGCCTCCTCGACCTTCCGCTGGGCGTCGTTGATGGCCGCGACGATCAGATCCTGCAGCATCTCGACATCGTCCTTCGCGACGACCTCCGGGTCGATGGCGAGGCTGAGCACCTGCTTGTTGCCGTTGAGCACCACGGTGACCATGCCGCCGCCCGCGGTGGCCTCGACGCGCATCTCGGCCATCTGCTTCTGCAGGCG
The window above is part of the Acidobacteriota bacterium genome. Proteins encoded here:
- the recR gene encoding recombination mediator RecR, producing the protein MSLPEPLARLVDELRRLPGIGQKSAQRLAFHVLKSPGDEVERLADALRDVKARVAHCSVCSHITDTDPCAFCTAPDRDRRVICVVEEPQNVEAIEKTRHFNGLYHVLMGALSPLQGVGPDDLRIKGLLARVAEGGVEEIVLATNPTVEGEATAIYLARLLKPLGTRVTRIAMGVPVGSDLEYADEITVGKAMDGRREM
- a CDS encoding YbaB/EbfC family nucleoid-associated protein encodes the protein MNIQKMMQQAQQMQERLQKQMAEMRVEATAGGGMVTVVLNGNKQVLSLAIDPEVVAKDDVEMLQDLIVAAINDAQRKVEEALAQQMGGLMGGLKIPGLS